The genome window ACAGACACATGATAATACCATTTAATGCAATTAAGGGAAACTGGATCTCAAGCAATGAATGCACAAAACTGTTGCAATTTTAAGAAATTGAGCAAATTTCATTGTCAATGACATGTTGGACCATCTGGATCAAAATTGGACTGACCCGTTATCAAATAAAAAGTCACCTAAATTTTTCGATGGCCTACAAATTATTGGAAGGATGATTGCTGGCTTTACCTTGTCTTTGGAGaggatgttggcagcctttcagtCTGTAACACTGCAGTTCACATGGTGTTTCAGCAAGGAATTCCAAGGCCATGGGCCTGTGTTGCCAAACAACAACACAGGGTGCAACTGCATCATTCCTtcaaagtgcagtcacaggtagaaGGGTGATGAATAAgacatttggcatacttgccttcattggtcagaacactgagtacgTAAGTTGAAACatgatgttgcagctatacaggacattgctgatgccacttttagaatacagtgtacaaTTCCGGTTgcccttctattggaaggatgttgttcagctggagagggtgAATAAAAGATTGACAATGGTGTTGCTGGGCCtggagttatagggaaaggctgaggcTTTTTTCTGTGGAGTATCAGACGCCGAGCGGTGACCTAaaacaggtttataaaattatgaggagcatggataggctgaacgtctttttcctaggatagggaaggaaatccaaagCCACAAGtgacaggtttaaggtgagaagataaagatttaaagtgatcatagggacaactttttccacgcagaggcaagtgagcatatggaatgagctgccacaggaagtggtggggatgatacaattacaacatttaaaagacatctggatgggtataatgaAAAGGAAGGGTGAAGAGGGTTATAGGCCAACTGGTGGCAATGGGGCTTGGTCAAATTGAGACGTCAggtcggcctggatgagttggactgaagggtctgtttccattctgtatggctctatgaccaaTTGAAGGTTGCTAGAAGACATTCTTCTGACAGATCTAGTAAACAGTTCCCACAACATATCATTTACAGCTCTGATTGCAAAAAAAAGTGCCTTTGAAAAAGTTCATGCACTGTTCAAGAGGCAGCATGATCAGCTGACTTCCTTTCAATGTCTCTCTTTCAGAGATTTTAAACAGTTGCTAACAGAATATATCTGGCAGTGGAGCAGCTGCCAAATCTTTTTCATAAATATGGAGTCATTCCTACCGCTGAAGTTGGAGGAATTCAACTTCTAACTAGATACCTAGCTTATTATCTCCACAGTCAATTTCAATTTTTTCTTTCAGTAAACTACTCTGAAAGACAGGGGCACTTAATATCAAGCAATTGCACACAGAAGGATATCCGGTATTGGACACAGTGGCAAGCTTGCTAAATTACATGGGCTATTTGTCACCCACTGCAAATGGACCCCAGGAAGTTCAATGACTTAGTCAATTTTGGGGGAAGAGGAGACACAGATTATCCTGAAGTTTCAGTGTTAAGTTTCCAAACAGCTCAAATAAATATGCAATGTTACACTGAGAAATTCCTTAGTGCTACTTTAAATAGTTCCAAGTTTCAAGAGTGAAATCCTCAGAAGCTTATCAACAATCAAATCTTAAGGGAGAAAATTCTTTTCTGATCACATAGCTTTTACCAAATTCAACCCCCAGTGAAATTCCAATTTTACACGATGCCATGTACCAGAATTAGTGTCTCACTCTGGGAACAGACATAAAACATGGCTATTACCATTCCTGTTCAATTGATAATCAACCCAACTCACCTGAGCCAATTACTATGAATTAAAAATGCAACCTTCTCTTTCATGCTTTAATCCAGTTTAAATCACCATGAGCTCCTCGGTCTGAATTCATGCAGTAAATTGCATTGCAATATTCAGAAATAAATAGTTTATTGGCGATATTTCCACTTCCAAAATGTGAGAAGTTTTGCCTCAGGTGGCTTCCTATCTTGAATTGCATACAATGCTGCTAACAAATTGTCTGACAATATCAATTTTATACAAGTTCTTAGCATGACTTTCAACCAGATTTGAACTAACCAAAAAATTTTCTGTGGGGTGTACTGAATTCCTGAGCCATTAAAACACCAGTTAAATTTCAAATTGAGCATGCATTGCTTGTTCCAAGTGTTGTGAAAAGATTAACCAGGTTTAAGTCTTACAGAAGTACACAATTTCTGTTACAGTATACTTTGGTTGATAAATGCATTTCATAtagcacaaattttaaaaaactcttaAGTTCAGAAAAGCATGATTGCAACATGTATATTTACAGACTTGGTAAAAATGACATAAGCTACTGCAATCTGAGACATTATAATCTTGTGTATCCTCTGAGGAATACAAGTCAAACATGAGGAGGATGAAAAATCCAGCAAAGTCCATGTGCAAGGATTTGCTATCCATCCAAACAAATTGAACTACTCCAGGAAAAGGTACAAACAGACTCCCATGTGCTTTGTCCTTCTCCTCCACCAAATACAAAAATTCTTAGATTCGAGATGAAATACATCTTCAGTAGTAAGTGCACCAGTTACTGCCATCACTGGGCATCAGACCTCCTGTAATGAGTAGTATTAGATCCACAAACCACCAGATCCCGAGACCTCCAAGAGTCAGCAGTTTGCCCACTGCAGTGCCAGTGTGTGCCAGGCAAAATCTATCCACACCGAAGCACCCCAGGAAAAAGGAATATAGCAAGGTTGTTACAAAATAGTGTCCTGTGTACCTGCAAAATATACATGTAGAGGGCTTAGCGAAGaaacagaacattttaaaaacatgtcACTGGACTAAGTGGTTAGGTTTGTTTAGCAAAAGTACACCTTGTTGCAACAAAAACAACGTTGAAATTTCAAAACAGACAGACAGTTATTCCTTTATCAGTATTGGAAAACTCGAGCAGTCTTTGTAAAGGGCTGAGGGATGGAGGGCAAATGAAAGATCTGTGACATGGTGAAAGGCATGAATGACCCAATGACCAAAGTGATGATGTTTTAAGGTGAATAGAAATGGTATTACAAGTAAGAAACAACAGGTAGATTTAAAGGTGATTACAAGGTAGAGCAAAATCACCCCCAACCGCCATCCAAAACAAAGAGCAATGATTATGAACAGAAATTATTCAGCTCAAAGGGTTGTGAAGTGCCTCATCAAAAGATAGGATAATGATCCTTGGGCTCAACTCTAGTCTCTGGATGAGTAGGTAGGAGGCTGAGCAAAGGAGGTGGAAGTGGGGGTGATCTATGAAAGGCACAAAAGGTGCAAATTTGGAATCAATCTTCATCATTAAAATAATGCAAGTAACAAATGGAGATGTGAGAAGTCAGTTGATATTAACATGGCTTTTAAGGAAAATGTTGGCATTCCACTCCAAATCCTCCCGAGCAAAATGTCCTGCTCCTTGAGTGAAAGCCTCACAAAGCCACAAGGTTCCCAGTGTCATTCAAAAAATGTTTAAGAGATTTCACATGCCACACTATATTTATTTCTTCAGTGCTGTCCAGATTTTCATAACATCTGATGATATTTACAGCAAACAAACTGATCAATTCGCTAGTCATCTATCTATTGGCTCTTGGCAACAGCAAATCAGTACCACTCACCTGTCccttccccatagccctgtatctttcttttttaaatcttcaagTAATTATCCAAGTTTTTTTCTGGTAGTCTTCATTGAATTTGTGTGCACACGACACTCAGCTAGCACATTAAAGAAATACAACATTCACATATGCAAATCTTGCATATGAATACATTTATTGATCAAGCCAAAAGTAACTGATTTCTTTTGCGTTGAGAAGCATATTTCACAGGTGACCAGTGATTCATGCATGTAGCAGCTTCTTGAAAATTTAATGCATTCAACTCTGTACCTCCACTTCATAAATTTCTTGCTTTGTATAAatatattctattcccttttgaATAATCTAAATTCAAGTTTGAAATGCACAGATATACTCAAGTTTAACTGGCTTGAATTACGCGGGCAACTTTTGTATGTTCTTGAAGTTAACAATTACTTCACAAAATGTAACTTTGAAAATATATGCTCAAGTTACTTTGGTCATAACAGAATTGCTCACAAAAGAATGTTGTCACATTCAAAAAACTATTTACATGTAATTTGTTGACTCCAATTCCTTTTTGGTTTTATACTGGATGAATGAAATAGGAATCAGCACGCTTCAAACAATAAAATGGAATTCTTACTTGATACATGGCACATTTCCTCTGAGGAAAGTGCGTGGCCCGGCACATTCAATATCCTTTAATGCAGTACAACGCACCCGTGTGTGCTCCACTTCATTGTAAGCCTGTCCGCCAAACTGTTGACCAAAATACTGAGTTAATTAAACCATTTAATGTCAGGACCCTATGTCCAATAAACAGTAAATCCAAAAATAATCCAGGTAGTTAGGTCAGTACAATCCATTTGGCATCATAAATTCAATGAAGAGCTCCATTCTACATAGGAATTTCGAACGTTTTGAGCAGGAAGACTTAAATCTGTTGCTTGGTCTTGACTGCACTCTTACTCAGTGCTTTAAGAACtacttgaaatatttcaatttttatcCCAACTGAACGATGTGCAGCTTTAAGGTCATACAATAGGAACATAGATGTAATAAAACCTGTGTGCCAACATGTAAGATAGCTTACAGTTACATGAATTCAGGTGTAAAGTCGAAGTGCAGCCACAAATGGACTGCCTTCTTTCAAGATTATTAAGTCATTGACTAGTTCATTAGGAGCTCAATGTCAAGTAGTTCTAAATTCTTCTCAGAAGCCCAATGGCTATGAGGGAACTGCAACAACTTCACTGCTGCAAATGTAAACATCGTACATGGATATTtccaaataattaataaaaacagaaagtgctacaGTTGGTTCACTTCAAGAACAGAGATGTCAACACTTCAAGTACAGTgtttttggaaaatggaaggcgAGAGAATTTCACTGAGTTGTGTTATCaagacaaaatatttaaaattttctgTGGATTTGAGTTTGAAGCATTGTGCATGCCTGGATTGTTTAGTTTAAAGTGGCAAATGAAAGGGCACTCAACAAGGCATTACTTTTCATTGTCAGAAATCTTGGGAACATCTGCTCATCTACTCGAGACCCCCTTGCCTGTGTTTGACGGCTGTCAGGTTCCTGATTGTTCAGAATCACTTGGGAGGAACCTCCAGTTTGGATCTATTTCTGGAAAAGAACCCTTGTTGTGGGTCATGCatggaaaagatttgaaagagttTTACTCTATTTCATGATTGACTATCTGCAAAGCATCTCAGCAACGGCCATCTGACACCTCAAACCTGATCCTTTTTGCATCCAAAAACAAACAGTTcgggcaatttttaaaaatttagaaaaatcaactttgtcactttacCTCAAGTACATCAGTGCCCATGTGCGTCTGGAAATAACAAGGTAAGCATTCACATTGCCATACTACAAACTAATTGTCAACCAGTCCGACATCTTTGATGAAGAATGAATATAATTttataattaaataaatctggttgatcgatttttaaaaatttaacatcAAATTTCAGCAAAACTTATGATTTGCCATCTGGGGACTCCCAtaaaatattttagaattttCACTGGAACCCTTGGCATAGTGGGATTACAGCAACCATGCATTCTTCCaaactaggttttaaaacagcttGCACTACAATGTCATTAGCAGGTGAAGACAAAAATCAAAAAACTTCTTACTTTTACACAACCATATCCTTGCTCTTGTTGGGCAGTCACATTTCCAGAATGGTTCACTGGCTCATCGCATTCAACAAATTCATCTGGCCTGTAGCAAATACAGAATACcaaatataaaattacaaaaaacacTATCATTGTACAAATCAAACAGACAAAAGGCTTATGGCTGTAATTCAAACTAAG of Chiloscyllium plagiosum isolate BGI_BamShark_2017 chromosome 42, ASM401019v2, whole genome shotgun sequence contains these proteins:
- the tm2d2 gene encoding TM2 domain-containing protein 2; the protein is MWAVSLGHLLLGGQLALLAAAVLLQCLAAGSSSSQSSTVNGSQPRQVQSPSRGRGELALGNYPEDMELLEYRDPLSPLVLCSFLPDEFVECDEPVNHSGNVTAQQEQGYGCVKFGGQAYNEVEHTRVRCTALKDIECAGPRTFLRGNVPCIKYTGHYFVTTLLYSFFLGCFGVDRFCLAHTGTAVGKLLTLGGLGIWWFVDLILLITGGLMPSDGSNWCTYY